A genome region from Leguminivora glycinivorella isolate SPB_JAAS2020 chromosome 13, LegGlyc_1.1, whole genome shotgun sequence includes the following:
- the LOC125232367 gene encoding uncharacterized protein LOC125232367 isoform X2: MNVRAFISKNLLAIVMVPAIIGSHYTWYKLQQDDRLVSKEERDKIPIFTHFF; the protein is encoded by the exons ATGAACGTTAGGGCATTTATATCGAAGAACCTTTTGGCAATAGTGATGGTACCAGCTATCATTGGCAGTCACTACACCTGGTACAAGCTTCAGCAGGACGATAGACTTGTATCTAAGGAGGAACGGGACAAAATTCCAATATTTACA Cattttttttag
- the LOC125232367 gene encoding uncharacterized protein LOC125232367 isoform X1 has protein sequence MNVRAFISKNLLAIVMVPAIIGSHYTWYKLQQDDRLVSKEERDKIPIFTFFKKLGSLGGNSE, from the exons ATGAACGTTAGGGCATTTATATCGAAGAACCTTTTGGCAATAGTGATGGTACCAGCTATCATTGGCAGTCACTACACCTGGTACAAGCTTCAGCAGGACGATAGACTTGTATCTAAGGAGGAACGGGACAAAATTCCAATATTTACA tTCTTCAAGAAACTGGGTAGTCTTGGTGGCAACAGCGAGTGA